A window of Streptomyces puniciscabiei genomic DNA:
TGCGCCGCTTCTCCTCGGTCACCTGCCTCAACGGACACGTCCACCAGCTGTTCACCAAGACGGAGGGCAACATCACCTTCCACTCGGCCACCACGACCGCCTACCCGCTGCCCGAGCCGGGGCGGGCACCCGCCCCGGCCCCGCAGGTCGTGCCCGCCCGGCAGCTGAAGGACGCGCTCGGCATCCGCACCGTGGACTACCGGCGGGGAGACCAGCAGCTGGCGATCAAGGACGAGCGGCTGGCATGAGGCTAGTGCTGGTCCACGAAGGGCCGTACCTCGATGGGCAGCGTCGTGGCCAGTGCGGCCTTGCGGCCCCACTCCAGGGCCTCGTCGAGGTCGGCGGCCCTGATCAGGCACAGCCCGCCCAGGTACTCCTTGCCCTCGGCGTACGGGCCGTCGGTGATGAGCACCTCGCCGTCCTTGGGGCGCAGCATGGTGGCGGTCTCCGGGCCGTGCAGACCGCCGGCGAACACCCAGGCTCCGGCGGCGCGCAGCTCGTCGTTGAAGGCCTCGACGTCGCGCATGATCGCGGCGAGCGCGTCGGGGGCGGGCGGGGTCACGCCGGTCGGCTGGACCACGCTGAGCAGGTAGTGCTTCATGATGTCCTCCTCGATGACTTCAGGGTCTCTCGGCTGCGAGACGCCTCCTACACGAACGGCCGGCCCCCGGATCGACACGTCGCCGGAAGAAATCTTCGGAAGAATCTCCCGTATGACAGCCACCACCGCGCACCCCCTCCTCGACCGCGCCCACCGGCTCGCCACGGACCTGCTGATCCCGGAGGCCGAGCGGGTGGACCAGGAGAGCGTGCCGACGAGCCACATCGAGGCGGTGAAGCGGGCGGGGCTGCTCGGGGCGGGCGCTCCGGTCGCGTGCGGCGGCTCGGGCGCACCGCCGGACGTGGTCCGCCGGATCGCGGAGATCCTGGCCGGAGCGTGCTGTTCGACGTGGTTTGTGCAGACCCAGCACCACACGCCCGTGCAGATCCTGGCCCAGAGCGAACTCCCGGTCCGCGAGAGGCTGCTGGGGCCGCTGTCGCGGGGCGAGCTGATGTCCGGGGTGGCGTACGCGCATCTGCGGTCGTATCCGCGCGTCCCGGTGCGCGTCCGCCGGGAGGGCGGCGGCTGGCGGTTCGAGGGGACCGTGCCCTGGTACACCGGGTGGGGCCTGAACGACGTGATGCTGCTCGCCGGGGTGACCGACGCGGGCGAGGCGCTGCTCGCCTTCGCCGAGGCGCGCGACCAGCCGGGGCTGCGGGCCTCGGAACCGGTGCGCCTCGCGGCGCTCACCGCCGCGCGCACGGTGTCACTCGAGCTGACCGGCCTGTGGCTGCCCGAGGAGTCGGTGGCCCTGCGGATGCCGTACGAGCGCCTGGCGCCCCGGGACCGGGCCAGGACGCTGAACGCGGGCCCGGCGGTGTTCGGCCTCACCGAGACCGCCCTTTCCCTGCTGGACGCGGAGACGGCGGCCCCGCTCACGGCCCGGCTCGCCGACGTCCGCCGCCGGGCCTACGCCCTGGCCGATCATCCGGAACCGCTGGAGCGGGTCGCGGAACGGCTGGCGGTGCGCGCGGAGGCGTACGAGGTGCTGCGTACGGCCACCACGGCAGCCGTGGTGGCCGGGGGCGGCCGCTCGATGGCCCTGACGAGCCGCGCCCAGCGCCTCGCCCGCGAGGCGCTGTTCCTGCTGGTGCAGGGGCAGACGGCCGAGACCCGGGCGGCACATCTGCGGGCGCTGGGAGGTACTTGAGCCGGGCCCTCGCCGTCAGCGGCGTCGCAGCACGCCCTGGGCCAGTGCGTGGGTGCCGGCCGCCGCCACCGCGGCGAGGGCGAGGCCCTGGGCCACATCCCGTGGCCGGGCCGGGCGCAGGACGCCGGAGCGGCGCAGCCGGCCCCGGGCCCACACGGTGAACGGCAGGACCACCAGGGGTGTGGTCGCGGAGCCCGGTGTGTAGCCGCGCAAGGCCGCCGCCTGGGCCAGGTGGACCAGGCCGTGCAGGCCGAAGGCGTTGAGCGCCGTCCGGTAGACGGCGGACCGGCCCCCGGTGCGGTGGCCGTCGGCGCACGCGGCGGCCAGCACCACCGCCATCGCGCCGACGGCGGTGCCGAACTCCCGCGCGTCCACGGCCTCCAGCCGCCGCCACACGGACTCCGGCACCCGGGGGAACCACTTGCGCAGCTCCGGCACCCGGGTGCGCACCCAGCGCGGCACCATGACCACTTCCTCCGTGTCGTGCACGGCCCACGCGGCCAGCAGTCCCCAGGTGACGGCCGCCCCGGCGGCCTCGTTCGGTCCTCGTGTCATGAACCCGCAGTCTGCCAGGGCCCGTTGGTCAGCTCGCGAACGGCACCTGGGCCGAGGGAGCGGGCGCCCCGCCGTCGGGATGCGTCCACAGGCCCCGTGCGGCGAGCCGGGGCAGCACCCCCTCACCGAACCAGTACGCCTCCTCCAGGTGCGGGTAGCCGGACAGCACGAACTCCTCAATCCCCAGGGCGTGGTACTCCTCGATCCGCTCGGCGACCTCATCATGACTGCCGACCAGCGCGGTGCCCGCGCCGCCGCGCACCAGGCCGATCCCGGCCCACAGGTTGGGGTGGATCTCCAGGCTCTCCCGGCTGCCGCCGTGCAGGGCGAGCATGCGCTGCTGGCCCTCCGACTCGCTGCGCGCGAGCCCCGCCTGCACGGCCTGGACCGTCTCCGGGTCGAAGCCGTCGAGCAGCCGGTCGGCCTCCGCCCAGGCCTGCGCCGAGCTGTCGCGGGTGATGACGTGCAGCCGGATGCCGAAGCGGAGGGTCCGGCCGTGTGCCGCGGCCAGCGTGCGGATCCAGGCGATCTTCTCGGCGACCTGGGCGGGCGGCTCGCCCCAGGTCAGATACACGTCCGCGTAGCGGGCGGCGACCTCGCCCGCGGCCGGCGAGGAGCCACCGAAGTACACCTCCGGCACCGGATCGGGCACCCGGCTGAGTCTGGCGTCCTCGACCCGCAGGTGCTCCCCGTCCAGGTCGACGCTCTTGCCGTCCCACAGGTCCCGCACGATGTGCAGGAATTCGCCGGTACGACGGTACCGGGCGTCCTTGTCGAGGAAGTCGCCGTAGGCCCGCTGCTCGTGGCTCTCGCCGCCGGTGACCACGTTCAGCAGGAGCCGTCCGCCGGTCTGCCGCTGGAAGGTGGACGCCATCTGCGCGGCGAGTGTCGGCGAGACGAAGCCGGGCCGGAAGGCGACGAGGAACTTCAGCCGCTCGGAGTTCTGGCTGACCATGGCCGTGGTCAGCCACGCGTCCTCGCACCAGGCGCCGGTCGGGGTGAGCGCGCCGGTGAAGCCGAGGTCCTCGGCGGCCCGGGCGATCTGGCTCAGGTAGGCGACCGTCGGGGGCCGGTCCCGGCCGGAGGCGGTGGCCGGGGTGCCGTGGCCGCCGCCGACGACATGGCGGCTGTCGCCGTTGGTGGGCAGGAACCAGTGGAAGGTGAGGGACACGTGGGTCTCCGTTCGCGAGTGTCCGTCAGAGCAGACCGTGCCGGGGCGGCCGGGTTCCGCTGAGCACGTACCGGCCGATGTGCTGGACCTTCCAGCGGACCGGGTCGTGCAGGGTGTGGGTGCGGGCGTCGCGCCAATGCCGGTGCAGATTGAGGGAGTTCAGGGCCGAGCGGGTACCGGCCACCTCGAACAGCGCGCTCGCCACCTCCACCGCGGCCTCGGCCGCCCGCACCTTGGCGGCGGCCACCGCGATGGACGCCTCGGCCGCCGAGTCGTCGGTAAGGTGCCCGCGGGCCACGTCGACCGTGCGGGCCGCCTCCTTCAGCAGTGCCTGGGCCGCCCGCACCTGGAGGGCGAGTTCACCGAAGCGCTGGATCAGGAGCGGATCCTCGGCGGCGGTCTCGGTCCCGCTCTCGAACCAGGGCCGGCTCCGGGTGCGGACGAACTCCGCCGCCTGGGCGAGCGCCCCCTGGGCGATGCCGGTGTCGATGGCCGCGTGCAGCAACTGCGCGACGGCGCCGTGCAGTTGGGGTCCCTGGAAGGTGAGGTGGTGCGGCAGGACGCGGTCGGCGGGCACCGGCACGGCGTCCAGGCGGACGGTTCCGCTGGCCGTCGTCCGCTGGCCCATGCCGTCCCAGTCGTCGACCACGGTCACCCCAGGGGCGTCCCGGGGGACGTACGCGACGTGCAGGTTGTCGTCCTCGGCGCGGGCCAGCACCGGGATCCAGTCGGCGAACAGCGCTCCCGTGCTGTAGTGCTTGACGCCGGTCAGCAGGTACGACCCGTCGGGGCGCGGCTCCAGGCGGGTGCGGATGTCCTGGACGTGCCGGGTGCCGGCCTCGGACTGCGCGTTGCCGAAGCGGCGCCCGGCCAGCAGCTCGGCGAAGAAGAACTTCCGCTGCTCCTCCGTCCCCTGGCGGCGGATCACATTGACGTAGACGAAGTGGCTCTGCGGGATCTGGGCGAGGCTGCCGTCGGCCGAGCCGAGCAGCCGGAAGATCTCCGCCAGGGTCGCGGCCCGTACGTCGGCGCCGCCGTGCTCGGCGGGCACGGTCACGGAGAGCAGCCCGGAGGCGGACAGCCGGTCCACCTCGGCCCGGGGCAGCCGCCGCTGTGCGTCCCGCTCGGCGGCCCCGGCGCGGAACTCGGCGGCCAGGGCCTCGGCGACGGCGAGCGCCTCGGCGTCGTCGGCGATGACATGTGCGCTCATGACGGTCAGCCCGCCGCCGCCAGCACCGCGGTGCGGTCGAGGGCGGCGGAGAACTGGTCCACCACCTGCCCCAGCGCCTCGGCGGTGGCCGGGGCGACGGTCACCGAGCCGTCCTCGCGCACGGTGATGTCCTTGTCGAGGGTGAACCAGCCCTGGACGACATGGGCGGCGCCCATGGAGTTCAGCACCGGGCGCAGCGCGTAGTCGATGGCGAGGACATGAGCGGTGGAGCCGCCGGTGGCCAGCGGCAGCACGGTCTTGCCGGTGAGCGCGTACTGCGGGAGCAGGTCGAGCAGCGCCTTGAGGACTCCGGAGTACGACGCCTTGTAGATGGGTGTGCCGACCAGGACGCCGTCGGCGCGGGCGAACAGCTCGGTGGCCCGGGCGATGGCCGGGTGCCGGAAGTCGGCGCCGAGCAGGGCCTCGGCCGGGATGGTGCGGACGTCCAGCGGGATCACCTCGTGGCCCCGGGCGGTCAGCCGCTGATCGAGGTGGCGCAGCAGGCGGCCGGTGCGCGAGGAGGCGGAGGGGCTGCCGGAGACGGACAGGACGGTGGCCATGGGTGCCTCGTTTCTGGGGTGCGCCGGGCGCCCGTACGGGGACGGGCGCCCGGGGAGGAATGCGGTCAGGAGTACCAGGTGGGTTCGGGCAGTTCCCCTTCGAGGACCCAGCGGCCGACCTCGCGGCGCTTGTAGGCGACGGGGTCGTGCAGGGTGTGCGTGCGCACGTTGCGCCAGAACCGGTCGAGGCCCTCGGCGGTGGCGG
This region includes:
- a CDS encoding YciI family protein; protein product: MKHYLLSVVQPTGVTPPAPDALAAIMRDVEAFNDELRAAGAWVFAGGLHGPETATMLRPKDGEVLITDGPYAEGKEYLGGLCLIRAADLDEALEWGRKAALATTLPIEVRPFVDQH
- a CDS encoding HXXEE domain-containing protein encodes the protein MTRGPNEAAGAAVTWGLLAAWAVHDTEEVVMVPRWVRTRVPELRKWFPRVPESVWRRLEAVDAREFGTAVGAMAVVLAAACADGHRTGGRSAVYRTALNAFGLHGLVHLAQAAALRGYTPGSATTPLVVLPFTVWARGRLRRSGVLRPARPRDVAQGLALAAVAAAGTHALAQGVLRRR
- the ssuE gene encoding NADPH-dependent FMN reductase; its protein translation is MATVLSVSGSPSASSRTGRLLRHLDQRLTARGHEVIPLDVRTIPAEALLGADFRHPAIARATELFARADGVLVGTPIYKASYSGVLKALLDLLPQYALTGKTVLPLATGGSTAHVLAIDYALRPVLNSMGAAHVVQGWFTLDKDITVREDGSVTVAPATAEALGQVVDQFSAALDRTAVLAAAG
- a CDS encoding acyl-CoA dehydrogenase family protein, translated to MTATTAHPLLDRAHRLATDLLIPEAERVDQESVPTSHIEAVKRAGLLGAGAPVACGGSGAPPDVVRRIAEILAGACCSTWFVQTQHHTPVQILAQSELPVRERLLGPLSRGELMSGVAYAHLRSYPRVPVRVRREGGGWRFEGTVPWYTGWGLNDVMLLAGVTDAGEALLAFAEARDQPGLRASEPVRLAALTAARTVSLELTGLWLPEESVALRMPYERLAPRDRARTLNAGPAVFGLTETALSLLDAETAAPLTARLADVRRRAYALADHPEPLERVAERLAVRAEAYEVLRTATTAAVVAGGGRSMALTSRAQRLAREALFLLVQGQTAETRAAHLRALGGT
- a CDS encoding LLM class flavin-dependent oxidoreductase, giving the protein MSLTFHWFLPTNGDSRHVVGGGHGTPATASGRDRPPTVAYLSQIARAAEDLGFTGALTPTGAWCEDAWLTTAMVSQNSERLKFLVAFRPGFVSPTLAAQMASTFQRQTGGRLLLNVVTGGESHEQRAYGDFLDKDARYRRTGEFLHIVRDLWDGKSVDLDGEHLRVEDARLSRVPDPVPEVYFGGSSPAAGEVAARYADVYLTWGEPPAQVAEKIAWIRTLAAAHGRTLRFGIRLHVITRDSSAQAWAEADRLLDGFDPETVQAVQAGLARSESEGQQRMLALHGGSRESLEIHPNLWAGIGLVRGGAGTALVGSHDEVAERIEEYHALGIEEFVLSGYPHLEEAYWFGEGVLPRLAARGLWTHPDGGAPAPSAQVPFAS
- a CDS encoding SfnB family sulfur acquisition oxidoreductase — translated: MSAHVIADDAEALAVAEALAAEFRAGAAERDAQRRLPRAEVDRLSASGLLSVTVPAEHGGADVRAATLAEIFRLLGSADGSLAQIPQSHFVYVNVIRRQGTEEQRKFFFAELLAGRRFGNAQSEAGTRHVQDIRTRLEPRPDGSYLLTGVKHYSTGALFADWIPVLARAEDDNLHVAYVPRDAPGVTVVDDWDGMGQRTTASGTVRLDAVPVPADRVLPHHLTFQGPQLHGAVAQLLHAAIDTGIAQGALAQAAEFVRTRSRPWFESGTETAAEDPLLIQRFGELALQVRAAQALLKEAARTVDVARGHLTDDSAAEASIAVAAAKVRAAEAAVEVASALFEVAGTRSALNSLNLHRHWRDARTHTLHDPVRWKVQHIGRYVLSGTRPPRHGLL